Within Salvia splendens isolate huo1 chromosome 21, SspV2, whole genome shotgun sequence, the genomic segment CTCGCCTCCCTCTATCCATGTCCTGCTGGTCCAATGCGCCGTCACGTCGGGCGGCTCCACGCGCGCCCAGCTTCTCAAATATCTCAAATCAGAGCGCGTGGAACACCTCGAACCCTTCTACACGCAGATTGTCTCCACGCTTCTCACCGACGGAGTCCCTTTATTTGGACCCCACTTGTCATTCTGGGGTGGGATCTGGCCAGATTGGGGCCACACTCTCAAGCCTGCTTATCGATATACTCTCAAGGTTTGTTCTCACTTAACCAGAAATTGGCTATTTTCCCTTAATTAATCTTGCTTTATTATAAATTCATCTGTGATTAATTTTCTTGCCATTTACTTTGCAAATTACTTTGAAATATCCATGCTAAAACATGTGCTCTGTATCTGCTCTGTATATTGTAATGTGATTGTATGCTAAAATAGTGTTATCTATAATTTTGGAAGGCCCTCTCGCCTAGGCTGCTCTACGCACACGGCGTCTGTTTCACAGGAATATGGAGTGAAAAATTCGATGCAAAACTAACAACAGATGCCGACTTCCACCTCTCAAATGGCACTACCGTTCGCGCCCCCTTCATGACCAGCTGGTACAAGCAACGCGTTGGCACCTTCGAGGGCTTCAAAGTTCTGAAGCTACCTTACTATGCAGGCCTCGACAAGCGCAGATTCTCCATGTACATCTATCTTCCGAATGCCAAGGACGGGGTGCCATCTTTAATAGAGAGAATCACCTCCGAGCTTGGGTTCGTGGACAGCCATCTCCCTCACGAGGGGGCTGTGACTCTTGATGAATTTCGCATACCAAAGTTTAAGATAGGTTTCGAGCTGGAGTTTTCATCGATCGCGACAAAGCTGGGAGTGGTGAATCTTTCTGAGAGTGGTATGGGTGAGATTCATGGCGAACGGGTGGTTTGTGAGATCCTGCATAGGGCGGTAGTGGTGGTGAACGAGATGGGAACCGATACAGAAGTGGAATTGCCATTGGGCTTATTTGTGGCATCTCCGATGATGGGTGAGAAGTCGGGGCTGAGATTCGTGGCGGACCATCCTTTCGTGTTCACCATTAGAGAGGATACGAGTGGGGTAGTCCTCTTCGTCGGTCAACTGCTCGATCCGCTTGCCCCACCACCATCTGGATTCATCGAATACCCGGTTACTACTCCGGTTTTctggttttaattccttttctaCTAGAATTAGTATGAATGTCCATTCTGTATTAGACAAATGTTAACCATTTCAAAACTTGATGGTTATGGCAAGCCAATGCTTGGTAGGTTTCTTAACCGAGATCATGATTCATGCGCTACTAAGGCGTGACATTTTGCAGGAAAGGGATATTTCTTTGACTCAAGACTCATTTTGTTATATTTTGTCTTGTATTTTCGATATGATTTACTATCTTTTGATTTTCTAATCTCGTCCAATTTTGCTTCGACTTATATGACTTATCTTTTTTATATGATTTAAGTACTATTGTGTAGTATAAGACAAATGTTTACCATTTCAAAAGTTGTAACGTTCATGTCATGTGATGGTTATGGCAAGCAATGCATGGGAGGTTTCTTTGCATTGCTAATGGTTTAATCAATATTGCAGTGCTTATCATCTTCTCATGatcattaataatttaaaaaagaacgaaacaagaaaaaacaaaactttACGTTACAAGTCATCATACTATAATAACTTCGTTAAAGAACGTATCAATAAATAGCCAAGATCAAAGATCTCATTGACTCCTTGATCTCACACGTAGATTTGTCTTTAAATTATTAAACTttcattaaa encodes:
- the LOC121783894 gene encoding serpin-ZX-like, which produces MSLLIGRIPLLSKASMSLKIGLRRLATLSHNKPTSVKKIPRDDYLTIVKHVIASGDNQTKNVVVSPPSIHVLLVQCAVTSGGSTRAQLLKYLKSERVEHLEPFYTQIVSTLLTDGVPLFGPHLSFWGGIWPDWGHTLKPAYRYTLKALSPRLLYAHGVCFTGIWSEKFDAKLTTDADFHLSNGTTVRAPFMTSWYKQRVGTFEGFKVLKLPYYAGLDKRRFSMYIYLPNAKDGVPSLIERITSELGFVDSHLPHEGAVTLDEFRIPKFKIGFELEFSSIATKLGVVNLSESGMGEIHGERVVCEILHRAVVVVNEMGTDTEVELPLGLFVASPMMGEKSGLRFVADHPFVFTIREDTSGVVLFVGQLLDPLAPPPSGFIEYPVTTPVFWF